The following coding sequences are from one Triticum aestivum cultivar Chinese Spring chromosome 5A, IWGSC CS RefSeq v2.1, whole genome shotgun sequence window:
- the LOC123103366 gene encoding long chain acyl-CoA synthetase 8, whose translation MIMATITGENPNMSILQRLTTSDLPLVKEYGLPGVIGALLLAIVIPIFLSSMFSKKVKKRAVQVDVGGEAGLAMRNSRFSSLIQVPWEGATTMAALFEMASKKYTQHRCLGTRKLISSEFIEAADGRKFEKLHLGEYQWDSYAEAFKRACNFASGLIKMGHQLDSRAAIFSDTRAEWIIAAQGCFRQNLTVVTIYASLGEDALVHSLNETQVSTLICDSKQLKKLPAVSSKLQSLKHVIYIEDEPVEADTLNQLKHLTTLSFNAVEELGKTSHADARLPSSTDTAVIMYTSGSTGLPKGVMITHGNMVATIAAVRTTIPNLGTSDVYLAYLPLAHVFELAAESVMLASGVAIGYGSALTMTDASNKIKKGTKGDVSVLKPTLMISVPAILDRIRDAVFKKVAEKGGITKKLFDVAYKRNLGAIEGSWTGSWAPERFIWNSIIFKPIRAMLGGHIRFILCGGAPLSSETQRFINICLGVPVGQGYGLTETCAGAAFSEWDDTSVGRVGPPLPCCYVKLISWEEGGYRISDSPRPRGEVVIGGHSITKGYFNNEAKTNEVYKVDERGIRWFYTGDIGQFHPDGCVEIIDRKKDIVKLQHGEYVSLGKVESALQTSNYVDNIMVYADPFHSYCVALVVPPHQALEKWAQNSGISYKDIEELCHNDQAIKEVQQSLSKAAKAARLEKFEIPARIILLPEPWTPESGLVTAALKLKREQLKAKFKDDLNKLYQ comes from the exons ATGATCATGGCAACAATTACCGGCGAGAACCCAAACATGTCCATTTTACAAAGATTGACCACAAGCGATTTGCCACTGGTGAAAGAATATGGTCTGCCTGGAGTTATTGGTGCACTTTTACTGGCTATAGTTATCCCTATCTTTCTTTCTTCCATGTTTAGCAAAAAGGTGAAAAAGAGAGCAGTGCAAGTTGATGTTGGTGGTGAAGCAGGCCTTGCCATGCGAAACAGTAGATTTTCCTCTTTAATTCAAGTTCCATGGGAGGGTGCCACCACAATGGCAGCTCTGTTTGAGATGGCTAGCAAAAAGTACACTCAGCACCGGTGTCTTGGCACAAGAAAACTGATTAGTAGTGAATTCATAGAAGCTGCTGATGGAAGGAAGTTTGAGAAACTGCACCTTGGTGAATATCAGTGGGATTCCTATGCAGAGGCATTTAAACGTGCATGTAACTTTGCTTCTGGTCTCATCAAGATGGGGCACCAGCTAGATAGTCGTGCTGCTATCTTTTCTGATACTAGAGCCGAGTGGATCATTGCTGCTCAG GGATGCTTTCGACAAAATTTAACTGTTGTAACAATTTATGCATCTCTCGGCGAGGATGCACTGGTGCATTCACTGAACGAG ACACAGGTTTCCACTCTGATTTGTGACTCAAAACAACTTAAGAAGCTGCCTGCAGTCAGCTCAAAGTTGCAAAGTCTTAAGCATGTTATCTACATTGAGGATGAACCTGTTGAGGCTGACACACTTAATCAACTGAAACACTTGACAACATTATCTTTTAATGCGGTTGAGGAGTTGGGCAAAACATCACATGCAGATGCGAGACTACCATCAAGCACTGATACTGCAGTTATTATGTATACAAGTGGAAGTACTGGTCTCCCCAAG GGTGTGATGATCACGCATGGCAACATGGTGGCCACAATTGCAGCAGTGAGGACAACCATTCCAAACCTTGGCACAAGTGATGTTTATCTGGCATACCTTCCGCTGGCTCATGTTTTTGAACTAGCGGCAGAG TCTGTCATGTTAGCTTCTGGTGTTGCTATTGGATATGGCTCAGCCTTGACAATGACCGATGCATCAAATAAGATAAAGAAGGGGACAAAAGGAGATGTTTCTGTACTGAAACCTACTCTAATGATTTCAGTTCCTGCAATTCTGGATCGCATAAGAGATGCAGTGTTTAAGAAG GTTGCTGAGAAGGGTGGCATAACCAAAAAGCTATTTGATGTTGCATATAAACGAAATCTTGGAGCAATCGAAGGGAGTTGGACTGGATCTTGGGCGCCAGAGAGGTTTATATGGAATAGCATTATCTTCAAACCAATACGTGCGATGCTTGGAGGGCATATAAGATTTATTCTTTGTGGTGGCGCACCTCTATCAAGTGAAACACAAAGATTCATAAATATATGTCTGGG TGTCCCAGTTGGTCAAGGCTATGGATTGACCGAGACTTGCGCTGGAGCAGCTTTCTCTGAATGGGATGACACAAGTGTGGGTCGTGTTGGTCCACCCCTCCCTTGTTGCTATGTCAAG ctTATTTCATGGGAAGAAGGTGGTTATAGAATTTCTGATTCTCCAAGGCCCCGTGGAGAGGTTGTCATTGGTGGCCACAGTATAACAAAAGGTTATTTCAACAATGAAGCAAAAACAAACGAGGTGTATAAG GTGGATGAGAGGGGAATACGCTGGTTTTACACTGGAGATATTGGCCAGTTCCATCCTGATGGATGCGTTGAGATCATCGACAGGAAAAAAGACATAGTAAAACTTCAACACGGAGAATATGTATCTCTTGGCAAG gttGAATCAGCTCTACAGACAAGCAATTATGTGGACAACATCATGGTCTATGCTGATCCATTTCATAGTTACTGTGTTGCACTGGTTGTGCCACCACACCAGGCCTTGGAGAAGTGGGCTCAAAATTCAGGGATAAGCTACAAAGACATTGAGGAGCTGTGTCACAATGATCAAGCAATTAAGGAGGTCCAGCAATCTCTATCAAAG GCCGCGAAAGCAGCGAGGCTCGAGAAGTTTGAAATACCAGCTAGGATCATTTTGCTGCCTGAACCTTGGACCCCAGAGTCTGGGCTTGTGACCGCTGCGCTTAAGCTGAAGAGGGAGCAGCTGAAGGCCAAATTTAAAGATGATCTGAACAAGCTCTACCAGTAG